The following are encoded together in the Vigna unguiculata cultivar IT97K-499-35 chromosome 2, ASM411807v1, whole genome shotgun sequence genome:
- the LOC114174403 gene encoding uncharacterized protein LOC114174403, with protein MPQEEEVQEETSYQEESRAQTNPNQIGARVGTPRRHPFVDGIMTVDLPARWKGLTMNQYDGTTDPEEHIDIFTTQVGLYTTEDAILYRVFPTSLKGPTLRWFTRLPPNSVDCFDMLKTRFSIQFAIPKPYHSTSLALVNVRQEKDETLRNFMERFGKLSLNINNLNPEVAMHHLITALRPSPFVDSLCKKPVANLDELRTQATKFMQMEELKEFRNTTRGEIHDRKQPENDRAATSRSGSRFREQRQPKYHRYTPPISNRARILEEALNADLISPPRKVPTPPHADTTKHCRYHRNYGHTMEECFTLKDKIEELIQAGHLKRFVRREEGGFSSRKEDRDGGNERKEYRAPAYGGRREYNLRRKIDHKRDEQREPQEKPLRGVINYIVGGFAGGGSTASATKKYVREVQSVNAVSIYPRRRMPPITFRDDDFQAVDPQHDDPMVISVEIEDFAVRKTLVDQGSSVDILYWRTFKKLKISEADIQHYSEPIVGFLGERVDTKGYIDLFTKFGGGKVTRTVKIRYLIIDAHTSYNILLGRPSLNTLGAVVSTYHLAMKFPSASGDIITIHVDQPTARKCYADSLRGRPKSPLRHAVHNIERTSRIEGADLDPRFNDDTRVEPAEAIERHDFGNGLKYSYTGKAYADVVELKQTLNEHADLFAWSAADMLGTDPRIACHRLSIYAEAKPVAQKRRKMGGEKR; from the coding sequence ATGCCACAAGAAGAGGAGGTACAGGAAGAGACGTCATACCAGGAGGAGTCTCGCGCTCAAACTAACCCCAATCAGATTGGTGCTCGAGTAGGAACACCTAGGCGTCACCCCTTCGTGGACGGCATCATGACGGTCGACCTCCCCGCGCGTTGGAAGGGGCTTACTATGAATCAGTATGATGGCACCACAGATCCGGAGGAGCATATAGACATCTTTACCACTCAGGTGGGACTGTACACAACCGAAGACGCAATCCTCTATCGCGTTTTCCCAACATCGTTGAAGGGTCCGACGCTCCGTTGGTTTACCCGGCTTCCCCCCAACTCTGTTGATTGTTTTGATATGCTGAAAACGCGTTTTAGCATTCAATTTGCTATTCCCAAACCCTATCACAGTACCTCTTTGGCACTGGTGAATGTGCGGCAGGAAAAAGATGAGACATTGCGCAATTTCATGGAGCGATTCGGGAAACTGTCCCTGAACATCAATAATTTGAATCCAGAGGTGGCCATGCATCATCTGATTACAGCCCTACGACCGAGCCCGTTTGTGGACAGCTTGTGCAAAAAACCCGTGGCTAATCTGGACGAGCTCCGAACGCAAGCTACAAAATTTATGCAAATGGAAGAGTTGAAGGAGTTTCGCAACACCACCCGCGGGGAAATCCATGACAGGAAGCAACCCGAGAATGACAGAGCGGCAACCTCTAGATCAGGCTCTAGGTTCCGAGAGCAAAGACAACCAAAGTATCATAGATACACCCCGCCGATATCCAACAGGGCACGGATTCTAGAGGAAGCCCTTAATGCCGACCTTATATCCCCTCCTAGAAAGGTCCCAACTCCCCCCCATGCGGACACCACGAAGCACTGCCGTTACCACCGAAATTATGGCCATACTATGGAAGAGTGTTTCACACTAAAGGACAAGATCGAGGAGCTAATACAAGCTGGGCATCTCAAGAGGTTTGTAAGACGTGAAGAGGGGGGATTTTCATCCAGAAAGGAGGACCGAGATGGGGGAAACGAGAGGAAAGAGTACAGAGCGCCAGCGTATGGGGGGCGGCGCGAATATAACCTCAGACGAAAGATCGATCATAAGAGGGATGAGCAACGTGAACCACAGGAAAAGCCATTAAGGGGAGTTATCAATTACATTGTGGGAGGTTTCGCCGGCGGGGGCTCCACTGCATCTGCCACAAAAAAGTATGTCCGTGAAGTTCAGAGTGTGAATGCAGTTTCCATATATCCGCGTAGGCGTATGCCGCCTATCACCTTTCGGGACGACGATTTTCAGGCTGTTGACCCTCAACATGATGATCCGATGGTCATATCGGTGGAAATCGAAGACTTCGCCGTCAGAAAGACCCTTGTGGATCAAGGAAGCTCGGTGGATATCCTCTATTGGAGAACTTTCAAAAAGTTGAAAATCTCAGAAGCAGACATTCAACATTATTCGGAACCCATAGTTGGCTTTTTAGGTGAAAGGGTGGACACGAAAGGCTATATCGACCTTTTCACTAAATTTGGAGGAGGAAAGGTGACGAGGACGGTAAAGATCAGGTACCTCATTATCGATGCACACACATCATATAACATATTATTAGGAAGGCCCTCTCTTAATACGTTAGGCGCAGTCGTTTCTACATATCATTTGGCAATGAAGTTTCCTTCCGCATCTGGAGACATCATCACCATACACGTGGACCAACCCACTGCCCGTAAGTGCTATGCAGATAGCTTGAGAGGACGACCCAAGTCACCCCTAAGACACGCAGTGCACAACATTGAGAGGACATCGAGGATTGAGGGCGCAGACTTAGATCCTCGCTTCAATGATGACACACGGGTCGAACCAGCTGAGGCCATAGAGAGACATGACTTCGGGAATGGGCTCAAGTACAGCTACACCGGTAAGGCATATGCAGATGTCGTAGAGCTGAAGCAGACGTTGAACGAACATGCCGATTTGTTCGCCTGGAGTGCAGCTGACATGCTTGGAACCGACCCTCGAATTGCTTGTCACAGACTGTCTATTTATGCAGAAGCAAAACCGGTCGCTCAAAAGAGGCGAAAAATGGGGGGAGAGAAGAGGTAA
- the LOC114166903 gene encoding annexin D5-like, with the protein MSTLSIPPVLPSAREDAVKLHKAFKGLGCDTSKVINILAHRNEEQRSLIQQEYETTFSELLSKRLSKELHGHLKKAMSLWMHDPATRDAKIVRKALRPGVADNQALTETICSRTPSQIRRLKEVYQSIYHSPLETDIEIQLSGDHKKLLLAYVTTPRYEGPELDPVIVEEDAKLLYKAGEKRLGTDEDVFIKIFSEKSSTHLAAVNSAYITSHGHSLEKAIKKETSGAFRYDLLTILRCATDSAFYFAKILRKSMKGVGTQDTRLIRVVVTRTEVDMYHIKIEYYKKYGKPLTHAVRSDTSGHYKEFLLNLIGSDY; encoded by the exons ATGTCAACTTTGAGCATACCTCCAGTGCTACCATCAGCTCGAGAAGATGCTGTCAAGCTGCATAAAGCTTTCAAAG GTCTTGGTTGTGACACGTCTAAAGTTATCAACATCTTGGCTCATAGAAATGAAGAACAACGCAGTCTCATTCAACAAGAATATGAAACCACCTTCTCTGAACTACTTTCCAAACGTTTATCAAAAGAACTTCATGGGCATCTCAAG AAAGCAATGTCACTTTGGATGCATGATCCTGCAACTAGGGATGCTAAGATAGTGAGAAAAGCCTTAAGACCAGGAGTTGCTGATAATCAAGCTTTAACAGAAACTATATGTTCACGTACTCCATCACAAATTAGACGATTAAAAGAAGTTTATCAGTCAATTTATCATTCCCCTCTTGAGACAGATATTGAAATCCAACTCAGTGGTGATCATAAAAAG TTGTTGCTTGCATATGTAACTACACCACGTTATGAAGGCCCAGAGTTGGACCCTGTAATTGTAGAAGAAGATGCAAAACTACTCTATAAAGCAGGGGAGAAAAGGTTGGGAACTGATGAGGACGTGTTCATAAAGATTTTTAGTGAGAAAAGTAGCACACATTTGGCTGCAGTTAACTCTGCTTACATAACTTCACATGGACACTCACTAgaaaag GCAATAAAGAAAGAAACATCTGGCGCTTTTCGATATGACCTCTTGACCATATTGCGTTGTGCTACTGATTCTGCTTTTTACTTTGCCAAG atCTTGCGCAAGTCAATGAAGGGTGTGGGAACTCAAGATACTAGACTAATAAGGGTAGTTGTGACAAGAACTGAGGTAGACATGTACcatataaaaatagaatattataaGAAATATGGAAAACCTTTAACTCATGCAGTTCGTTCTGACACATCAGGCCATTACAAAGAATTTCTCTTGAATCTTATAGGTTCTGATTATTAG